The DNA region GATGAACGTGCCCTGCTGGTTTGTGAACAGGTTGTCAACCTGGCGACGGTTCGGCAGACGCACCGGACGTAGGTTGTCGCTGAAGGACACAGCAGATGGAAGACGAGCTAGAGCGACATCGAAAACTTCACCGTTCTCTTCGAATCCAGAGTGGACAACGAATTGAGTCACAGTCATGCGAACCTGTCCCGGTTCGGTTGGGTTGTTAATGGCAAGACCTCCCATAACGGCAACGGCACTCTGGATGCTAGAAAATGGAAGTACAAAAAGTCAGCTTTCGATTTCAAATCCATGATCTGTAATTTACGAACTTACCCGCTGACACAGCTAGCCGAGGTGAGGATGAAGTTAGCGGAAATCAAAGATCCAGAGCACTGACCAGAGAGCAGGATGTTGATACGGGTGATCAATCCAACGGCATACGGGAACTGACCGAGGTCAGCGGTGTTTCCACCAATGACCCGCTGGTCACGGTCCGGAATGATGGAAGCCGAAACGGCTGCCACGAGGACTGCAAGCACTGCTAGGGATTTCATCTTGCACAACCGATTTGAGCGAACTAATCGAACTGCTTGGAATTTTCCGCTATTTAAAGGCTCGTGCTAGTCTTATCAACCTGGATGTATGTTTGGTAATCCAAAACCTGTAAGTTGATAAGGAAATTTGGCACTTGTCCACAGATGGTTCGATGGCATCTGGGCTTAACAGGTGTCCGTGACGTGTGGTCTGAATTCGAAGGTGTTCCTTGGGAATAACCAACTATTTGATTCGAAGCGTTGAGTTGTAATAGgacttttgaaagaaaattaatTGGTTAGACGAAATGaacaacaaacttttttttttgctaatattaacacccttttaaaataaatagttGCTCCAGCTATTCTAAATAAAAATCCATGTTCCAAATAAAAACTACAGTTTTGCAAAATACTTTAAAACAATTAACAAGCATgattaaatgtaaaaaacaatTATCTGATCCTATGAAAACAATGTGTAAAATTTCCACTCCAAAATATATGCATAACAACTATATCCCCAAGAtcgagaaaaaggggaggggggtgtttccatataaattcaccctttatgatttatgaaaaatctGTTCCAAACCCTGCTTATGACTTATGACATTAACAAGAAAGACATTTTATTATAATCGATTGGAATTCGACTCTATTTCTAGACAATTTGCCATTGTTTACAATTAACAAAAAGAacttattttgtgaaaacttttgaaataagcCTTGTGAAGTCAATATGATTAATACGACGCTTCCAACTGCCATAcaaggaattttgaaaaaaaatgcagactATGACTctcaattctctacaaaaaatcatttttttgttgataaaaatcCTATTTGCTTAAGAACTCTCGCAAAACACGCAAAATTAAATCGCTccaaattttttcgaaaaaaataaattgaggaaaaagtttttttttgtgattttcactGTTTACACATTCATTGTTCATCTACGAAAAGCCATTT from Culex quinquefasciatus strain JHB chromosome 3, VPISU_Cqui_1.0_pri_paternal, whole genome shotgun sequence includes:
- the LOC6032885 gene encoding collagenase, whose product is MKSLAVLAVLVAAVSASIIPDRDQRVIGGNTADLGQFPYAVGLITRINILLSGQCSGSLISANFILTSASCVSGIQSAVAVMGGLAINNPTEPGQVRMTVTQFVVHSGFEENGEVFDVALARLPSAVSFSDNLRPVRLPNRRQVDNLFTNQQGTFIGWGRFGEGTTNSEVLRFGRSTVISNLACRLSLPTNTILDENICTNGLDSATNQASPCQGDSGAPLTVTDADGITTQIGVFSFHSILGCDSGRAAVFTRMSAYLDWIAANSDVVIRDDF